Proteins found in one Miscanthus floridulus cultivar M001 chromosome 4, ASM1932011v1, whole genome shotgun sequence genomic segment:
- the LOC136551678 gene encoding L-ascorbate oxidase-like, which yields MTVVEADGHYVKPFVVKNLNIYSGETYSVLIKADQNPNRNYWLASNVVSREPGTPTGTAVLSYYGGRSSPRKPPPTTPPTGPAWNDTTYRFRQSVVTVAHPAHVEPPPPRADRTILLLNTQNKIDGHIKWALNNVSFTLPHTPYLVAMKSGLLGAFDQRPPPETYAHQGYDVYAPPPNPNTTVSDGLYRLQFGSVVDVVLQNANMLAANKSETHPWHLHGHDFWVLGYGIGRFDPAVHPASYNLKDPILKNTVAVHPYGWTALRFKADNPGVWAFHCHIESHFFMGMGIAFEEGVERVAQLPQQIMGCGKTKGGH from the coding sequence ATGACGGTAGTGGAGGCCGACGGCCACTACGTGAAGCCGTTCGTGGTGAAGAACCTCAACATCTACTCCGGCGAGACCTACTCCGTGCTCATCAAGGCCGACCAGAACCCCAACCGCAACTACTGGCTCGCCTCCAACGTCGTCAGCCGCGAGCCCGGCACGCCCACGGGCACCGCCGTCCTCAGCTACTACGGCGGCCGCAGCAGCCCGCGGAAGCCGCCGCCGACCACCCCTCCCACGGGTCCGGCCTGGAACGACACCACGTACCGGTTCCGGCAGAGCGTGGTGACGGTGGCGCACCCGGCGCACGTCGAgcctccgccgccgcgcgccgACCGCACCATCCTCCTGCTCAACACGCAGAACAAGATCGACGGGCACATCAAGTGGGCGCTCAACAACGTGTCCTTCACGCTGCCGCACACGCCCTACCTGGTGGCCATGAAGAGCGGCCTCCTCGGCGCCTTCGACCAGCGCCCGCCGCCGGAGACGTACGCGCACCAGGGGTACGATGTATACGCTCCGCCGCCGAACCCGAACACGACGGTCAGCGACGGGCTGTACCGGCTGCAGTTCGGCTCCGTCGTCGACGTGGTGCTGCAGAACGCCAACATGCTGGCGGCCAACAAGAGCGAGACGCACCCGTGGCACCTGCACGGCCACGACTTCTGGGTGCTGGGCTACGGCATCGGCCGCTTCGACCCGGCGGTGCACCCGGCGTCCTACAACCTCAAGGACCCCATCCTAAAGAACACGGTGGCCGTGCACCCCTACGGCTGGACGGCGCTGCGGTTCAAGGCCGACAACCCCGGCGTGTGGGCGTTCCATTGCCACATCGAGTCTCATTTCTTCATGGGAATGGGCATCGCCTTCGAGGAAGGCGTCGAGCGCGTCGCTCAGCTCCCGCAACAGATCATGGGGTGCGGGAAGACCAAGGGCGGACACTAA